A stretch of the bacterium SCSIO 12827 genome encodes the following:
- a CDS encoding tetratricopeptide repeat protein — protein sequence MSALSNPRVLKRFIIYLAMLTFVMFGVWSFWGAFVETPAGDFEVREGDIKLSSGEYEGAVADFDRALAVQPNHRGALLGKAAALVQLKRYDAAEKVLTQAIDFLKRNLDPDDPTGRGALAAAYGNRGIVHDTQGRYEQALADYIDSLKIDAEAVEGPGFIDRLLYHDDTPSSIRDRAEYLYKQLQLPEEKRLLRLPEKDELQRMHKP from the coding sequence ATGTCAGCTTTGTCCAATCCCCGCGTCCTCAAACGCTTCATCATCTACCTGGCCATGCTGACCTTCGTCATGTTCGGGGTGTGGTCGTTCTGGGGGGCCTTCGTTGAGACACCGGCCGGTGACTTCGAGGTACGGGAAGGTGACATCAAGCTGTCCAGCGGCGAGTACGAGGGGGCGGTCGCCGACTTTGACCGTGCGCTGGCCGTGCAACCCAATCACCGTGGCGCCCTGTTGGGAAAGGCGGCGGCGCTGGTCCAGTTGAAGCGCTATGACGCGGCGGAAAAGGTCCTGACCCAGGCCATCGATTTCCTAAAGCGCAACTTGGATCCCGACGACCCCACGGGGCGCGGCGCCCTGGCGGCGGCCTACGGAAACCGGGGCATCGTGCATGATACCCAGGGGCGGTACGAACAGGCCCTGGCGGACTATATCGACTCTTTGAAGATCGACGCCGAAGCTGTCGAAGGACCGGGCTTTATCGATCGGCTGCTGTACCACGACGACACGCCGTCCTCGATCCGTGACCGTGCGGAATATCTCTACAAGCAGCTTCAATTGCCGGAGGAAAAGCGTCTTCTGCGCCTTCCGGAGAAGGACGAATTGCAGCGCATGCACAAGCCGTAA
- a CDS encoding aldo/keto reductase has translation MLTRRRFLESTVLAGLAAGLPGGVSANPAAITKTIPRTGAAVPVIGMGSWLTFDVGDDPAARAQRAQVLATFFEMGGGMIDSSPMYGSSEAVIGHGLAALGKPRTLFAATKVWTPGRDHGIRQMAESERLWGVKPFDLLQVHNLLGWEGHLETLTQWKAGGRVRHIGITTSHGRRHDELAAIMKTQPVDFVQLTYNIDDREAEARLLPLAKDKGIAVIVNRPFQRGALIDRLQGRPLPPFAAEIGAANWAQVLLKWIVAHPAVTCAIPATTRVDHMTENMEAGRGRMPDAKLRKKISAYVESL, from the coding sequence ATGCTGACGCGCCGACGTTTTCTGGAAAGTACCGTTCTTGCAGGCCTCGCAGCTGGCTTGCCCGGCGGCGTTTCCGCCAACCCTGCCGCGATCACGAAGACCATCCCCCGGACCGGCGCCGCCGTGCCCGTCATCGGCATGGGCAGCTGGCTGACCTTCGACGTCGGCGACGACCCAGCGGCCCGTGCCCAGCGCGCGCAGGTCCTTGCCACGTTCTTCGAAATGGGTGGCGGCATGATCGATTCCTCGCCCATGTACGGATCGTCGGAAGCGGTCATCGGCCACGGCCTGGCCGCCCTGGGAAAGCCCAGGACCCTGTTCGCCGCGACCAAGGTGTGGACGCCGGGCCGGGACCACGGCATTCGCCAGATGGCGGAATCGGAACGGCTGTGGGGCGTCAAACCCTTCGACCTGTTGCAGGTCCACAACCTGCTCGGCTGGGAAGGCCATCTGGAAACGCTGACGCAATGGAAAGCCGGTGGCCGCGTACGGCACATCGGCATCACCACCTCCCACGGGCGACGTCATGATGAGCTTGCGGCCATCATGAAGACGCAACCCGTCGATTTCGTGCAGCTGACCTACAACATCGACGACCGCGAGGCCGAGGCCCGGCTGCTGCCGCTGGCCAAGGACAAGGGCATCGCCGTGATCGTCAACCGGCCGTTCCAGCGGGGGGCCCTGATCGACCGCCTGCAAGGCCGGCCCCTGCCGCCGTTCGCCGCCGAGATCGGGGCCGCCAACTGGGCCCAGGTCCTGTTGAAATGGATCGTCGCCCACCCGGCCGTGACCTGCGCCATCCCGGCAACCACGCGGGTCGATCACATGACGGAGAACATGGAAGCGGGCCGGGGGCGGATGCCGGATGCCAAACTGCGGAAGAAAATTTCGGCCTACGTGGAGTCCCTTTGA
- the ettA gene encoding energy-dependent translational throttle protein EttA: protein MASYQYSYVMKDVRKVYPGGREILKGLTLSFLPTAKIGVLGANGAGKSTLLKIMAGKDKDYSGEAWAAEGARVGYLEQEPELDPKLTVEENVTAGLGEVKDLVDRFNELSAKFAEPMDDDEMNALLAEQGELQEKIDAVNGWELDRTIEIAMDALRCPPGDADVTKLSGGERRRVALCRLLLQKPEILLLDEPTNHLDAESVAWLERFLADYDGTVMIVTHDRYFLDNVTGWILEIDRGQGIPYEGNYSSWLEQKQKRLAQEEREESARQRTLKQELEWIRQSPRARQDKSKARIARYDDLVAKSEEKTMGTASIIIPPAPRLGDLVIQAEHLRKGYGNRMLVEDLSFKIPPGAIVGIIGANGAGKTTLFRMITDQEKPDGGELRVGETVVLGYVDQSRDSLGADKTVWQEISGGNDEIILGKRAMQSRAYVAQFNFKGGDQQKKVGQLSGGERNRVHLAKMLLSGANVLLLDEPTNDLDVDTLMALEESLGDFAGCVLITSHDRWFLDRLATHIIAFEGNSQVVWFEGNYQAYEDDKKRRLGDAALEPHRIKYKPLTR from the coding sequence ATGGCCAGTTATCAGTATTCCTATGTCATGAAAGACGTCCGCAAGGTCTATCCCGGCGGGCGCGAGATTCTCAAGGGCCTGACCCTGTCGTTCCTGCCGACCGCCAAGATCGGCGTACTGGGCGCCAACGGCGCCGGGAAATCGACCCTGCTGAAGATCATGGCCGGCAAGGACAAGGATTATTCGGGCGAAGCCTGGGCCGCCGAGGGGGCCCGCGTCGGCTATCTGGAGCAGGAGCCGGAACTCGACCCCAAACTGACGGTCGAGGAAAACGTCACCGCAGGCCTGGGCGAGGTCAAGGATCTGGTCGACCGCTTCAATGAACTGTCCGCCAAGTTCGCCGAGCCCATGGACGACGACGAGATGAACGCGCTGCTCGCCGAACAGGGCGAACTGCAGGAAAAGATCGACGCCGTGAACGGATGGGAGCTGGATCGCACCATCGAGATCGCTATGGACGCGCTGCGCTGCCCCCCGGGCGACGCCGACGTGACCAAGCTGTCGGGCGGCGAGCGGCGCCGCGTGGCGCTGTGCCGTCTGCTGCTGCAAAAGCCGGAAATCCTGCTGCTCGATGAGCCGACCAACCACCTGGATGCCGAAAGCGTGGCTTGGCTGGAACGCTTCCTCGCCGATTACGACGGCACGGTGATGATCGTCACCCACGACCGCTACTTCCTCGACAACGTCACCGGCTGGATTCTCGAAATCGACCGCGGCCAGGGCATTCCCTACGAAGGCAACTATTCCAGCTGGCTGGAACAGAAACAGAAGCGCCTGGCCCAGGAAGAACGCGAGGAATCGGCCCGCCAGCGCACCCTGAAGCAGGAACTGGAATGGATCCGCCAGTCCCCGCGCGCCCGCCAGGACAAGTCCAAGGCCCGTATCGCCCGCTATGACGATCTGGTCGCCAAGTCCGAGGAAAAGACCATGGGCACGGCGTCGATCATCATCCCGCCCGCCCCCCGCCTGGGCGATCTGGTGATCCAGGCCGAACACCTGCGCAAGGGTTATGGCAACCGCATGCTGGTCGAGGACCTGTCGTTCAAGATTCCGCCGGGCGCCATCGTCGGCATCATCGGCGCCAACGGGGCCGGCAAGACCACCCTGTTCCGCATGATCACCGATCAGGAAAAACCCGACGGCGGCGAGCTCCGCGTCGGCGAGACGGTGGTCCTCGGCTATGTCGACCAAAGCCGCGACAGCCTCGGCGCCGACAAGACCGTGTGGCAGGAAATTTCCGGCGGCAACGACGAGATCATTCTCGGCAAGCGCGCCATGCAGTCCCGCGCCTATGTCGCGCAGTTCAATTTCAAGGGCGGCGACCAGCAGAAAAAGGTCGGCCAGCTGTCGGGCGGGGAACGCAACCGCGTCCACCTGGCCAAGATGCTGCTGTCCGGCGCCAACGTGCTGCTGCTTGACGAGCCGACCAACGATCTGGACGTCGACACCCTCATGGCGCTGGAAGAAAGCCTGGGCGATTTCGCCGGCTGCGTGCTCATCACCTCGCACGATCGCTGGTTCCTCGACCGCCTGGCGACCCATATCATCGCCTTCGAAGGCAACAGTCAGGTGGTGTGGTTCGAAGGCAACTACCAGGCCTATGAGGACGACAAGAAGCGCCGCCTCGGCGACGCCGCCCTGGAACCCCACCGCATCAAGTACAAGCCGCTGACGCGTTAG
- a CDS encoding CBS domain-containing protein, whose protein sequence is MEPRTAIFRMLVREAMAATPPSLAADALLGEAVRVMADSGASGVVVTGPDGRPQGIITEHDITRRVLFQATADTPASQVMTRPLRVIGETEYLYQAIAVMRRTGLRHMPVVDPAGRLTGMLNLDDTLAVASRTLMAQIDSLTQGGDVAGLTQVKRAQVTLADQLFRDNLPAPEIQALLSNINLDIYRRVVDGALAAMAAEGLGPPPVDFSVIVMGSGGRGESFLFPDQDNGFILDDYPDSEHRRIDAWFIDLGERMTRDLDAIGLPLCKGFVMATNPLWRKTLSQWKAQISLWSRKRGTTMLRLCDIFFDFKSARGRDDLADDLRRHVAETARGNHMFLREMFEDDQDHGPAIGWFGRFITMKDSDAPGYKGYLNLKHSGTLPLVEAMRLLCLREGLAINPTLERMQALKDRGILAKDEADYLRGAYRHISHLLLRQQIKDFQADRPVTNFVHPRSLTRREADMLKDSFEAIRRLRDRMRGEFTGDVLQ, encoded by the coding sequence ATGGAACCCCGGACCGCCATATTCCGCATGCTGGTGCGCGAGGCCATGGCCGCGACACCGCCCAGCCTGGCCGCGGACGCCCTGTTGGGTGAGGCCGTGCGGGTGATGGCCGATTCGGGGGCCTCGGGCGTCGTCGTCACGGGGCCGGACGGGCGGCCCCAGGGCATCATCACGGAACACGACATCACCCGGCGCGTCCTGTTCCAGGCCACCGCCGACACCCCGGCGTCCCAGGTCATGACACGGCCGCTCCGCGTGATCGGAGAGACCGAATACCTTTACCAGGCGATCGCCGTCATGCGCCGCACGGGCCTGCGCCACATGCCCGTGGTCGATCCCGCCGGCCGCCTGACCGGCATGCTGAACCTGGACGACACCCTTGCGGTGGCGTCACGCACCCTGATGGCGCAGATCGACAGCCTGACCCAGGGCGGCGACGTGGCCGGCCTGACCCAGGTCAAGCGGGCACAGGTCACGCTCGCCGATCAGCTGTTCCGGGACAACCTGCCGGCACCGGAAATTCAGGCTCTGCTCAGCAACATCAATCTTGATATCTACCGCCGCGTGGTCGACGGCGCGCTTGCCGCCATGGCCGCCGAGGGTCTGGGCCCGCCGCCGGTCGACTTCTCGGTCATCGTCATGGGATCGGGCGGGCGCGGCGAAAGCTTCCTGTTCCCCGATCAGGACAACGGCTTCATTCTCGATGATTACCCGGATTCGGAGCACCGAAGAATCGACGCCTGGTTCATCGACCTCGGTGAACGCATGACACGGGACCTGGACGCCATCGGCCTGCCGCTGTGCAAGGGCTTCGTCATGGCGACCAACCCGCTGTGGCGCAAGACCCTCAGCCAGTGGAAGGCGCAAATCAGCCTGTGGAGCCGCAAGCGCGGCACGACCATGCTGCGCCTCTGCGATATTTTCTTCGATTTCAAATCGGCCCGGGGCCGCGACGATCTGGCCGATGACCTGCGCCGCCATGTCGCCGAGACGGCCCGGGGCAATCACATGTTCCTTCGCGAGATGTTCGAGGACGACCAGGATCATGGCCCGGCGATCGGCTGGTTCGGCCGCTTCATCACCATGAAGGACAGCGACGCCCCCGGCTACAAAGGCTACCTCAACCTGAAGCATTCCGGCACCCTGCCGCTGGTCGAGGCCATGCGGCTTTTGTGCCTGCGCGAGGGCCTGGCAATCAACCCGACGCTGGAACGCATGCAAGCCCTTAAGGACCGAGGCATCCTGGCCAAGGACGAAGCCGATTACCTGCGCGGCGCTTATCGGCATATCTCGCACCTGCTGCTGCGCCAGCAGATCAAGGATTTTCAGGCGGACCGTCCTGTCACCAACTTTGTCCACCCACGCAGCCTGACCCGCCGCGAGGCGGACATGTTGAAGGATTCCTTTGAGGCCATCCGCCGCCTGCGGGACCGTATGCGGGGCGAATTCACCGGCGACGTGCTACAATAA
- a CDS encoding sodium:solute symporter, translated as MSAKVVWLFIFVALYWAYCIYWGIKGARMSKTASDYFISGRQLAMWVFVLAATATSFSGWTFMGHPGLIYRDGFQYAYASFYAITIPFTGVMFLKRQWMIGKRFGFVTPGEMLATYFQGDAIRILVVIVALLFSIPYLGLQLRASGLLFNALTDGLVGVEFGMWLLSAVVFIYVASGGLRAVAYVDTVQCILLAFGIIAIGIIAYSELGGWTAFGQELAKMGQTDIGKWKTTQGWGGGDYNAYLAIPGVIQFTAGLGKETPGGGLWTGIMVLTYMFALMGIHSAPAFTMWSFSNTNPRPFAPQQVWASAFGIGAILFFFTAAQGMGAHFLGATPAFNDAGIGISKVLPDLTANKQGGIVGHYINLVGDSAPWLVGLLAVCALAAMQSTGAAYMSTAGGMLTRDLYKRYLNPGADHATQKLFGRIGVLIIVLSALVVATFSADALVLLGGLAVAFGFQMWPSLAAICWFPWITRQGATLGLAAGCLAVIFTENFGASIAGFFGIDLGWGRWPWTIHSAGWGILFNATICVIVSAMTQDEGAMQHRMKYHNFLREHASLPESKKSLVPVAWGITLIWLFFGIGPGAVIGNDIFGAPNAGYEAWTFGIPSIWAWQIIWWILGVFMMWFLAYKMEMSTVPDREIEALVDDIGDAAPAQGGDD; from the coding sequence TTGTCAGCTAAAGTAGTGTGGCTGTTCATATTCGTTGCGCTGTATTGGGCCTATTGCATTTATTGGGGCATCAAAGGCGCGCGGATGTCGAAAACGGCCAGCGATTACTTCATCTCGGGCCGTCAGCTCGCGATGTGGGTCTTCGTGCTGGCCGCCACGGCAACATCGTTCTCGGGTTGGACCTTTATGGGCCATCCGGGGCTGATCTACCGTGACGGTTTCCAGTACGCATATGCGTCGTTCTACGCGATCACCATTCCGTTTACCGGCGTGATGTTCCTGAAACGCCAGTGGATGATTGGCAAACGCTTCGGTTTCGTGACACCGGGCGAGATGCTGGCCACCTATTTCCAGGGGGATGCGATCCGTATCCTCGTGGTCATCGTGGCTTTGCTGTTCTCGATCCCGTATCTCGGGCTACAGCTGCGCGCATCGGGCCTTCTGTTCAACGCTTTGACCGACGGCTTGGTCGGTGTTGAATTCGGCATGTGGCTGTTGTCTGCGGTCGTGTTCATCTACGTGGCGTCCGGCGGTCTTCGCGCCGTGGCCTATGTGGACACCGTGCAGTGCATCCTGCTGGCCTTCGGCATCATCGCCATCGGCATCATCGCCTACAGCGAGCTGGGCGGCTGGACCGCCTTTGGCCAGGAACTGGCCAAAATGGGTCAGACGGACATCGGCAAATGGAAGACCACCCAGGGTTGGGGTGGGGGCGATTACAACGCCTACCTCGCCATTCCGGGCGTCATCCAGTTCACCGCCGGTCTTGGCAAGGAAACCCCGGGGGGGGGGCTTTGGACAGGCATCATGGTGCTGACCTACATGTTCGCGCTCATGGGCATTCACTCCGCTCCGGCGTTCACCATGTGGTCGTTCTCCAACACCAACCCGCGGCCGTTCGCGCCGCAGCAGGTGTGGGCGTCGGCCTTCGGCATCGGTGCGATCCTGTTCTTCTTCACCGCGGCTCAGGGCATGGGTGCCCACTTCCTCGGTGCCACGCCCGCCTTCAACGATGCGGGCATTGGGATCTCCAAGGTACTTCCGGATCTGACCGCCAACAAGCAGGGCGGGATCGTCGGACATTACATCAACCTGGTGGGCGACTCGGCCCCATGGCTGGTCGGCCTTCTCGCCGTCTGCGCCCTGGCCGCCATGCAGTCCACCGGCGCGGCGTATATGTCCACCGCCGGCGGCATGCTGACGCGTGACTTGTACAAACGCTACCTGAATCCGGGTGCGGACCATGCCACGCAGAAGTTGTTCGGCCGTATCGGCGTCTTGATCATCGTTCTCTCGGCTCTGGTCGTTGCCACGTTCTCAGCTGACGCGCTGGTGCTGTTGGGTGGTCTGGCCGTTGCCTTCGGCTTCCAGATGTGGCCGTCCCTGGCCGCCATCTGCTGGTTCCCGTGGATCACCCGTCAGGGTGCGACGCTGGGTCTGGCGGCTGGCTGTCTGGCGGTCATCTTTACCGAAAACTTCGGCGCCTCCATTGCCGGCTTCTTCGGTATCGACCTGGGCTGGGGCCGTTGGCCCTGGACGATCCACTCGGCCGGTTGGGGGATTCTCTTCAACGCGACCATCTGTGTGATCGTCTCCGCCATGACCCAGGACGAAGGGGCCATGCAGCACCGCATGAAGTATCACAACTTCCTGCGTGAGCATGCTTCCCTGCCGGAATCCAAGAAAAGCCTGGTCCCCGTTGCTTGGGGTATCACGCTGATCTGGCTGTTCTTCGGCATCGGCCCGGGCGCCGTTATCGGTAACGATATCTTCGGTGCTCCGAATGCCGGTTACGAAGCCTGGACCTTCGGCATCCCGTCCATCTGGGCCTGGCAGATCATCTGGTGGATCCTTGGTGTCTTCATGATGTGGTTCTTGGCCTACAAGATGGAGATGTCCACGGTTCCCGATCGCGAGATCGAAGCCTTGGTGGATGACATCGGCGACGCCGCACCCGCACAGGGCGGCGACGACTAA
- a CDS encoding SDR family oxidoreductase, producing MSDPVQPFNLSGRTALVAGASRGLGLEIAKSLGQGGALVYLGGRDLPALDAACDAVAAAGGRARPLPFDVTDEGAVLAAVDDLDDGDGRGLDILVNCAGARDRRPLDDLDARAVRDLLEVNLVAGFTLTRAAAPQMRAKGRGRIVHVTSIAGHVARAGDAAYTASKAGLTGLVRASAAELGADGITVNAVAPGYFATDANRAMVDDPQVTGWLAQRTSLGRWGQPGEIAGAVRFLVSDEAAYVTGQVIAVDGGFLARF from the coding sequence ATGTCCGACCCTGTTCAACCCTTCAATCTTTCCGGCCGCACCGCCTTGGTCGCCGGCGCCAGCCGGGGCCTGGGCCTGGAAATCGCCAAGTCTTTGGGGCAGGGCGGGGCGCTGGTCTATCTCGGCGGGCGTGACCTGCCGGCGCTGGACGCGGCTTGCGATGCCGTCGCCGCAGCGGGCGGACGGGCCCGGCCGCTGCCCTTCGACGTAACCGACGAGGGGGCCGTTCTGGCCGCCGTCGACGACCTGGACGATGGCGACGGGCGGGGTCTCGACATTCTGGTCAACTGCGCCGGGGCTCGCGACCGCCGGCCCCTCGACGACCTGGACGCCCGGGCCGTGCGCGACTTGTTGGAGGTCAATCTGGTCGCCGGCTTCACCCTCACCCGGGCCGCGGCGCCCCAGATGCGGGCCAAGGGGCGCGGGCGGATCGTCCACGTCACCTCCATCGCGGGCCATGTCGCCCGCGCGGGCGATGCCGCCTATACGGCGTCCAAGGCCGGGCTGACCGGCTTGGTGCGGGCCTCGGCCGCCGAATTGGGGGCGGACGGCATCACGGTCAACGCGGTCGCCCCCGGCTACTTCGCGACGGACGCCAACCGCGCCATGGTCGACGATCCCCAGGTCACCGGCTGGCTTGCCCAGCGCACGTCCCTGGGCCGTTGGGGCCAGCCCGGGGAAATCGCCGGCGCCGTGCGCTTTCTGGTGTCGGACGAAGCGGCCTATGTGACCGGCCAGGTGATTGCGGTCGACGGCGGTTTCCTGGCCCGGTTTTGA